From the genome of Paenarthrobacter sp. A20, one region includes:
- a CDS encoding arginine deiminase-related protein, with protein sequence MSFQAPGAVVLVRPHRFVPNHQTAVDNAFQSTGTERDAGVLAATAHQAVTSLALSLEKSGITVHLFDDYEHTRPDSVFPNNWVSTHAAARTGKPDTFPENHHQRQLQDSRR encoded by the coding sequence ATGTCTTTTCAAGCGCCTGGCGCGGTAGTACTCGTCCGTCCGCACCGTTTCGTGCCGAACCATCAGACGGCAGTGGACAACGCCTTCCAGTCCACTGGAACTGAACGCGACGCCGGAGTCCTAGCCGCTACCGCACACCAAGCAGTCACATCCCTAGCCCTGTCGTTGGAGAAGTCTGGCATCACAGTGCACTTATTCGATGATTACGAGCACACCAGACCAGACAGTGTATTCCCGAACAACTGGGTCTCCACCCATGCTGCGGCGCGCACTGGCAAGCCTGACACCTTCCCAGAAAACCACCATCAAAGACAGTTGCAAGATTCTCGCCGTTGA
- a CDS encoding arginine deiminase-related protein → MLRRALASLTPSQKTTIKDSCKILAVEVPTIELAGGSVRCMIAGIHLSLRPRTSVADGISSAASSPAKATA, encoded by the coding sequence ATGCTGCGGCGCGCACTGGCAAGCCTGACACCTTCCCAGAAAACCACCATCAAAGACAGTTGCAAGATTCTCGCCGTTGAAGTGCCGACAATCGAACTCGCCGGCGGCTCGGTACGATGCATGATCGCTGGAATTCACCTGAGCCTCAGACCCAGGACATCCGTCGCCGACGGGATCTCATCCGCTGCAAGCAGCCCAGCGAAAGCAACGGCCTAA
- a CDS encoding amidohydrolase — MHLNRGIVARISAGDVPRGEDVIDCDGRYLIPGLWDEHVHMTQWAMHSNRINLSAARSASEAATIIEGFVAGAGTEVTVVGVGFRDALWGDQPTLAMLDGATGEQPTALISHDLHSVWLNTAAARRYCVDVDASGLLREEPAFVLIRELGRLPDAVIDAWINQAAQAAAARGVVGVVDLEMTWNRDPWLRRIGAGFDSLRVDAGVYPADLERAVREGMRTGMDVPGGNGLLRTGPLKVLIDGSLNTRTAYCVDPYPFGGHGLLTVSETDLLALLERARATYFLPAVHAIGDAANKIALDAFERVGIGGRIEHAQFVRREDFARFGRLGVVASVQPLHALDDRDAAEYNWPGRTDRAFPLRSLLNAGASLVLGSDAPVAPLDPWAAMSAATTRSSLDGRAPWHPQEAITRQQALDASTRGRGKVRLGSAADLVLIDEDPLTASNAVFASMPVAATLIDGRFTYDSVGLETAFASNHS; from the coding sequence GTGCACCTCAACAGAGGTATCGTCGCTCGCATCAGTGCAGGCGACGTGCCTCGAGGCGAGGACGTTATCGACTGCGACGGCCGTTACCTCATTCCGGGACTCTGGGATGAACACGTCCATATGACTCAGTGGGCCATGCATTCGAACAGGATCAATCTCAGTGCAGCGCGATCCGCCAGCGAAGCAGCCACCATCATTGAGGGCTTCGTGGCCGGTGCGGGGACTGAAGTCACCGTGGTGGGAGTGGGATTCCGGGATGCCCTCTGGGGAGACCAGCCGACACTGGCCATGCTTGATGGAGCCACAGGTGAGCAACCAACAGCTCTGATCAGTCATGACCTGCACTCCGTGTGGCTGAACACTGCCGCAGCTCGGCGTTACTGCGTGGACGTGGACGCTTCTGGACTTCTGCGAGAAGAACCAGCGTTCGTCCTGATCCGGGAGCTGGGGCGTTTACCCGATGCTGTAATCGATGCTTGGATCAATCAGGCTGCCCAAGCTGCCGCTGCCCGGGGCGTAGTCGGAGTAGTTGACCTCGAAATGACATGGAACCGTGATCCGTGGCTTCGACGCATCGGTGCCGGGTTCGACTCACTCCGGGTCGACGCAGGAGTCTATCCCGCAGACCTTGAGCGCGCAGTCCGGGAAGGCATGCGAACCGGCATGGATGTGCCGGGTGGAAATGGCCTTTTGCGTACGGGCCCACTCAAAGTCCTCATCGACGGGTCGCTCAACACTCGCACTGCCTACTGCGTCGATCCCTATCCCTTTGGTGGCCACGGGCTCTTGACCGTCAGCGAAACCGATTTGCTGGCACTGCTCGAGCGTGCCCGTGCGACCTATTTTCTCCCTGCCGTACACGCCATCGGAGATGCAGCGAACAAAATAGCCCTCGACGCTTTCGAACGTGTAGGGATTGGGGGACGAATCGAGCATGCCCAATTCGTGCGTCGGGAGGATTTTGCGCGATTCGGCCGTTTAGGCGTAGTGGCAAGCGTCCAACCCCTTCACGCACTTGACGATCGGGACGCCGCAGAATACAACTGGCCAGGGCGAACTGACCGGGCGTTTCCGCTGCGTTCCCTACTGAACGCTGGTGCTTCTCTGGTCCTGGGGTCCGACGCCCCGGTCGCCCCGCTGGACCCCTGGGCCGCAATGTCGGCAGCGACCACACGGTCCTCCTTGGACGGACGAGCGCCGTGGCATCCACAAGAAGCTATTACAAGGCAACAGGCACTGGACGCATCCACGCGTGGTCGCGGCAAAGTCAGGCTGGGTAGCGCCGCAGACCTCGTTCTAATTGACGAGGACCCGCTGACTGCATCCAACGCCGTCTTCGCTTCGATGCCCGTGGCGGCGACTCTAATAGACGGCCGATTCACCTACGACAGTGTTGGACTTGAAACAGCTTTTGCGTCGAACCACTCTTGA